DNA from Macadamia integrifolia cultivar HAES 741 chromosome 12, SCU_Mint_v3, whole genome shotgun sequence:
CTGCTCAATATAACCACTATTGGTTATACAGAGCTGAATTAGATGGATTATCCTTCTCCATAATTCTTAGGGGTGGGCTTCTCCAAATTATAGAGGGTGGAAATGGTATTGCATACCATAACAAAAAGTTCACTGAGACTACATATAAAATTGCTCTTCGTCTCATTCAGTCCATGTCATATGGTTACAGTCTCAATGGACCAAGCCTAATTAAAATGAGAATATTTCTAAATTTCAACAACCAAAATTTGGATTGCTTGACAATTAATTACACAATTGATACAATTtcacttttctttcctttattacCACGAATATTTCAAACTACACTACAGTGCTAACACAAACTGGGATACCTTATAAACTACCCTGGTCCACACCATCCCAAGTGTTACAAGTGCCAAAACAAAACATAAGCTACGCAAATTCAACTCATCTACGCTATCTTCACAGCTTTTCAATATTATAATCTCAGTGAATTTAAGGGTATTGgccttcaaatcatttcatgtGGTACCAAGTTCCATCACCAATATAGATAAGATACGATTCTAGGATCCCAACACCAATAAAGATAAGATACGTCTCAGGATCCCAACAAAACCAACGTGAATAAAGAAGGAAGAGATGGGTACAAGGGAATTTTTCTCAAATACAAATTAAGCAACCCAAAGTGCCTTCATATTAAAAATAGAACTTCCCTAACTGATGAGCATACAAAGTTGCAGGAGCTAGCTTttatttcaagttcaagggtggGGGGGTGGTGGAAGGGCCCCATTTCTTTCCAATGATTTCTATTGTTAGCTCTTATTACATCAATGTACAGTAATAATGAAGTTTTCAAGAAGCTATTGACCATGAAGAATCTTCAACAGTGGCCGTGCAAggacaaaataaaatcccaaattgGGGGGATTCTTTCActattcttccatcttcttggcTTGTACATGTGAACTTTATCaacatggaaaggaaagctttaTGATGCTCTCCTCACTTCTATGATTGTAAGTTTCTCTATTAAATAAGTTCGAATATGAACTTTTTAACACCTTTAAATTAACAAACACTCTATATTCCATCAGTATCATTATGTTCAAAGGATGTATCTATTTGATAAAGacatgagagagtgagagagagagagagagagagaaagagtattTATAGGCATGCAATCTTGGTGAAGTGAAGTGTGAATTCCACAAGTAATGGTTAATAATATGGAGGAAGAGAATGGAACTTTTGATAGAAATCATTTCTTCCACTCCCTCCAAGGAACATGTAAATGAGAAACAATCCATGTGGACATCATATCCTCCACTCCAGAACTGCTCCAAACCTTTTTCCCTTAGCAATCTCCAATGAGGGTAATTTATGTTTTATCGTTTGTGATTATATATCGAGCTTGATTAGACAGTTTGTGGAGGGTGAGAagtaagtttttcttcatcatttaAAGTGCTTTTGTTATCTTGTCTGCAACTATACAGCCAGAGACATGCGTGTGGTTATATGCTTCCATGAAACCAAAAATTATTATGGGCTAATCAATCTAAGCCTATCTGTTCTCTAACAAAGTTATATTAAGACAGAATATATAGAAAAAGGTTAAGATAAAACAGGAGCTGGCTAGCTAGACAAAGGAGGACTTGGACTGTTAAGTTTTAACTTACAaactagggaaaaaaaattctttaatgGGTGGATGCCACAACTATCACCACCAAAGGAAGGGGAAATGAACAAAAATTAAGAGGGCCAATTAAAGATGCATTATTGAAAAAGAAGGTTTATAGATGCACCTGTAATGGCATACATGTGAAAAGATAGAGAAAAGCTAGTGCGCATGCCCCCACGAAATGATAGAATCCAACCATGGGGTTCAAAAGattacaagagaaaaaaaaaaaaaaaaaaaggttctccACCCCCAAAAAACAACAATATAAATTTGGGTTTTGCCGACCATCTTTTCTATAATGGGATCTTTTGGTGTTATGGAGCTATATATGGCTTGTCACTAGCTCTTGGTTTGGCATTAAGCCAAAGGAGTTAAATTTTTCACTTGATGATGTGCTTTCTAACCTTGACAAGTTGAAAAGTTAATTGAGATTCATTACTATAATGTCTAGTACAAACATGGGTACTGGGAAGCTATATCTTCACCAAAGGCTCTATTAATTTGTTAATTTGTCCAAGAGAGTGGATGAGAAATTAAAGTGAAGGATTTGTAGAAAAAGAGATTAAAGTTGAGTGTACCTATGTGCTTTGATGAGAGAACAAGTTGGAAAGTTGGTGGAAAATAAGTCtccacccacccccccacccctcttaCCCTCTTTGTTGATAAAACATAACTTGGAAATCATCAAAAGGAAAATGGATGGACATGTATATTCTTCCTTAATACAACAAGCTTTCCGAAAGTTCATATCTTTataaattttttgatgaagTCATAGACAAAAAGAAGCGGGTTAGAAAGTAAGGGGACAATCATCAAAGTTATTTCCTtctatgtgttttttttttgtgccaGTTCAAGCCTTCAAGGGTCAACTAGGCCAGGATATATCTGTTGAGGGGCCACATAGAGATCCACAAGGGGTCTAGACAAGGACCCATGAACGATCAGTAAGAGGGTCCACTTATTGTGATACTACAATGACTACTATTTTTTCAatagggtgagggtgagggtgagggtgagggtgagggtgagggtgagggtgggtTGGGGATGGTTTGGGAGGGGATAGGAGAGTTGAACTATTGATCTTCCTTGAACTAAGGCTAGGGCCAAACATCCTACGCACTGAGCTAAAAACTAATCAATCCCTTTCTTCTGGACTATTAAGTGGATGAAAAATCAGTCACGAAGTTGGTTTTTGATGTCCAGACATACATAATTAATTACTCTTCATatcaaaatgaataaataacCTATTATTTGATTTAAAAACATGTTGGATTTCAATAGGACCTTGAAGCAAATTTGTTAAGTCTCCTAGATAATGTTTACCCATTAAGCTGATTACTCCTTTAGATTAGATGTGTATTTTAATGTACAATTAAATGACTAAataattccctttttttttttttttttcttgtgggtGTGGGGATGGGAGTAGGAATGCTTTGTTTATAATGCTTCAACATAACGGGCACTTGTATACCTGTCTTACCCGACCCACTTTTGGAGGATAAGGGTTAAATATAAGAGAGTCCTACCCTACCCATTTAGCAGCCCAAATGGGGATAGTTGGGTAGTTGTGTgctaataaattattttataggTCCAACCCTTCAATAGACCTCATGCCCTTATGAAAATCAGGTCGTCCTGCAACATTTGCCTAGTAAAGGTTATTTGAAACATGGACTTTTACCAGGTGTGGCAGCTCATCAGTTGGCTGCATAAGTGCTCCAGCTTAATCACTAGGTCAAGCTTCTAGAACCCCATCCCCTAAAAGCTTACCCACACATGCAGTTAAATGGAAGCACCATGAACAGTAGGTGATAAGAATCCAAAATTGATGGTGAACTATGCAAGTTTTTAAGCATGGGAAAACATGAACCCCAAGGGGTAGTCGATTTGGCAAGGGATCTTTGCCTCAgaaagcgtgtggttctgaattCGACTACTTTTACTTCCTTGGGATTACTCATATGAGGGTGTTCAGTGcttttcactactttcagtgaaaaattgaatggttctcattcaacccctgtatgacccgatccatacGATTGTGGAGTTAGTATGAGCCCGTGGGATTAGTCAGGCCGAAGACCTGGATACCCGCCTATATAATTTATTGATGCAGTGAGTGAAGCTCTTTAGTCTGGAATGAATGATTTTAGTCCTATATTGGTCGGGAAGTGTACAATTACTGTGTTTATGACCTTGTAAAGGGCCTCTCCACCCTAAAACTCAGGCTGTTGAGTTCGACAACATCATTTAAACATACATCTAAGTACTTATGTCTTGTGAGTGTTTTTTGTCACCGAAGTGATTACCCGTCACAATTGCAACCAAGAAATAGACTATAAAGGGAGCAATTAGGTAGGAAATTTGGCTGGCCGGACTGCCTTGAAttcagcccagcccagccctgaTATTGGTCGTACTTGTTTAGTATGGTCTTAGCCCCAAATTTAAGGGCTTGGAGAAAGACTGGTTTGGGCCAGATGGTGGCTTGGCCCAGCCAAGTTCAACACTGAACTATGAACTTATGGGCTTTACTAGGGTTCGTGTTGGGCCAGACTACATATGCCAAATCCAGAGACCACATCCCCACAAAGATGAGCGATCAAATTAGGAACACAACCTGAGAACTAAATCTTCAACTCTTTGACCCCAACATCTTGAAAGGAATCTTTGATTTGGGTTAACATAGTTTGAGTCACAATATATAGCTATATATCTTCTACAGTTCCGTTTGAGAAGATGATGCCATGGCAGAGTAAATGTAAAGAGAGACCTTGGGTGGGTCAGCAACCAATTAGTTGTACTCCTTAGACCCAAAGGTCGAAAACGCATACAAAGAAGAGCTGTGATGGAATAGGCCATGGGTGGGCCAGCAATCAAGTCTCAATCCTTAGATCCCAAGGCCCAAAACACACACAGACTTAGACCCCAAGGTGGTCCAAAAAACACAAATTTGAAGATTTTTAGTAATTGGAAAATCACACACACAAGACTTGTTTGAACCGTCTAAATATTTGGGATGACATTTTAATTTTTGGCATAAACCAAAGTttcattaagagagagagagagagagagagagagagaggaacacaaCTGCCATTCTATTTGGGTATTATGGGTAAGGGTGACCTAGACAATGACATCCAGCAAAAACCCTAAGGACCTACACACATTCTACTTGGGAATCTAAAGTGTCGCCTCAGCCTTAACAGTCATGTAGTGTATGTGAATCTATGTGATATGGGTGTAGAAATGTAACCCTGAAATGAAACAGCAAAGAATGGAAACActaaaacaaacaatcacacaatgaaTATAATACTACGTGGTTCGGCTATATGCGCTTACTTTcacggtgagatgagatcctatttcactatcaatggaaaataaggTTACAATGCCCATCCTCAAACCACTTTTGTCACATATGCAATGCAAGACATTGTACCCTAACATGAGGACCTAGACCCATCTCACATATTTAAACCTGATCAAACAAACATTGGATAGAGTAATTTAAAAATTGATAAGTTTCATAAAGTTACTAGAATGCCTATCTATCTTACAGTAATGGAATCTATTTGAAACACTTTTGATGCACTTTCCCATTTGTCTGAGCTGCGATTTCAGACATTGGGATAGGCTTAGATGTAATTAACGGGTACAGACTTCACCGATGAAGCACCAGCATCTTCAACTTACGCTAGTTCTGTAGTTTTAGCCCAAACCCATCTCCAACGGGGCTGTCTGTTAGGCTTGGCTACGATTTAATATGAAAATAGAAACCCATCATCAGTTCTTGTGCATGAGTCCCCTTCGCCATTTTATCAAGCAATTTGCGTGTAAGAAAATGTATAGAGACTCTAATCTGCATCGATTTCAGCTTAGTTCAATGCAAAAAGAGACATCTCAATTCTCAAGTGTGGGACTTAATTTATAGTAGCTGGTCACAagtctggtttttttttttttttttttgaagagggTAGGGGTGGCGGGTGGGGGTGGCGGGGGGGGTATGGGGTGGGGAATGAAGAATAATGATAGAGAGCAGATTTTGCAGACTTTGGTTCGGTTGGAATGGTGAGAGATGCAAGAGCATATCCCAGATTTGGTATGGCATGCAATACCAACTTTACTCCTAGTCACCATTTGATGAGGACGAACAGGAGAAGAGGATGGTGCTATAATTGGAGAAGAGAGGGTGCAAATAAGGAAGGAGAGGAGTAGAAGACTGCTAGTAGAGGTTGAGAAGAAGCTGGTAGAGGTTGGGAAGAAGGAGAAACAGGTTATATAGACTGAATAGGCTGCTCTGGCTGTACTAATGGAAGCTATCCCTGTTGAGACTCGATAGATCAACCAAGTGCCTCTATAGAAACAGAGAACCAAAGACCATAAGGAATAGAACCGGCCAGAAGCACATTGTGAAGAAtctgaagaggaggaaggattAAAAGGCAGCCAAAAAGTACAAATATCCATTGTGGGAGGCTCTTGCGAAGAAGAAATTGCACATGTGCCCTTCGAAGGGGAAAAGAAACCTCATTAAAAACAACATAAGGCAAGATGTAGACCCTGCCAATAAAGTAATGAAGGCACCTATAACATTTGTTTCGATCATATATTATAGCCTAAAAAAATACATGGTAAGGATCTCGGATCAAACTTGTTTGTAGAATAGCACCTTAGGTAAGAGAAGCATCGTGTTCCAAAGACCCTCAGTAGTCAATACGGTATAATCtagcattttatcaaacaagAGATGCAATGAGAGTATCCATACCAAGAACAGGTGATGGCAATCGATTAATTAGAAAAATTGCAGTGCTAAATGCCTCTACCAAATACCGCAGGGGAATTGAAGGATTATACAACATAGAAATTCCCAATTCAATAATATGACGATGCTTTCTTTCAACAATGTTGTTTTGCTCAGGTGTTCTCGGGCCAGAAAATATGACGAATAATGATACTAGCTTGAGTGAGATGAGCAAGAAATCCCTTGTCAGTGAACTCACCACAAGGGGTGTCAATTATGAGCTTGCATTGGTAGGCCTGaccaagcccgacatgtttcaTTCATGGTCTAGGTAGCTAGCCTATTGGGTGCCGgatcaagcccgacacgttaaAGGCCCGACTTGAAACGACTCGTTAGAGCTAGACCGAGTCCGACCCCCTTTAATATTATATagattttctattttgcaagGACCTCCCTTGTGTTATACTTGCTTTTCCAAGTAAGTAAGAAAGAAAACCCACTTCGACATATAATGAGaaggttcacaattttaattCATTGGAAATCTTGCTTAGAAATTAAGAAATTTCAATCAATATTTCTTGAGGAATTTAGTAATTTTCAAATTCTAATGAAAAATATGGGGTCATGGTTCTTATATTAAATTGCAGAATTTGGGGGCAATGTCAATTTTCTAATGCAATAAATTTTGTAAAGACTTATATAgtgatttaatgttcaaatAGAACACTATTGTGTCTTTAacaacttaagaaaagaattttagggtaggcacgtttaGAGCCCATGTAGACTCAATAGGTCCatagcccgtttaaggcccgCTTAAGATAGCTCGATGAAAGCCTAACACCAACCATCCTGATTATAAACTGTACCGTGCCCCCTAAAGCTAGacccgtttacttaaatgggtGTTCATGGTGCAAGATTCCCAAGTGCTCAAGCCCGGCTAGGCCCAGTTGACACCGGTCTGGCTTGACCAGTTGACACCCTTGACCTCCACTATTTGATTGAAaaatcttgattttcttttcaaactgTCTTTCAACCTAGTTTGAAATGTAACAAACAATTTAAAGAACTCAAATTTGTGGTATAATAGATAAATCCAACTATAACGAGGGAAATCATTCACAAACAGAGCATCGTATCTAAATTGTTGCATACTAACAATTTGTGCATTACCCCAAAGGTAACAATGTATGTAAGCTAAGGGCTCGGTACTACGagtaaagaaagaaatgaagggAGTTTAACACTCTTACTGAGTTGACAACTACTATAGAAATTCTGGAGCAATTTGTAACAGTAATACCCCTTTATTTTGAAGAAATTTTGCATTCTTTCCTTGACGTTGATGCCATATATCTACAGATGTTGTCCTGAAACGATGAGAGAAAAAAGCCTCATGTGACAGCTTATTGCCAAATGCATAGAAGCTGAGAAGTCTACTCCCTAATGCCAACGTCTTCATTGTCTGTTGATCCTTTATCAGAAAACCAACTCAGTTAAACTCAAAAACACAGGGAAAGTCACTTGTAGGTTGTGAGACAGACAAAAGGTTCCTGCGAATAGAGAGCACTAGAAGAACATCCTTTAAAGGCTGTTGAGAAATTGGGTCCAAGTGTTGTCATTGTTCGCAATAGTGTAGTGGTTCTAGTTTGATAATTGACTCAATTTGTTTAGATTCGATATTTGGATTCGGGATTGAACCAATTTGTTTGTATCAAACATTACATCAGCCACAAATATGATGAGGTAAGAAAACCACTTTAATTAAGTCAACAGAAAATCGGTTTTGTGGTTTGTACTTGAACCAGCCAAGCACTACAACTCTTATATTATGAAACATCTTAAGATATAGATGGTGAAATCAGCAAGCATTGAAGCATAACAGCTTGAGGATTGATACAATACATCAGCGTCTTGAGGAAGTTGACTCAAATTCAAGGTATCCCATTAATCCTATTCCTACTAGGATTTGAATCTCACTTGATCAGCATGTGAATAGCATTGAGCTTTACATCTAGAAGGTTGGTGAGTTTGCAAGGATTTAAAAAGCAAGGGTCCACATGGGTATATCATATAGAACTTCAGTAGTTTAATCAAATAGAATAACTCATCTCTAAGTCGACAACAAAGCTTGAAGCTTTAATTGAAGATGGGAGTTCAAGCAAATCTGGTTTCTCTTACTAAAGCACGTGGATAGCAAGGAGTTCAACTCCTTATTGAATACGAAATCCTTTGAGATAAAAAGTTGCATACGTGTGATCAGATTACAACCTTGTTGTTCGTGGAGTGAGCCCGTAAGAAATAGAATTCCTTATGCGTGGATAGCTTGAGAAGTGGTGGACAACAACATATAATAAGACTCCGAGATCGGGTAGATATGAAGCAGATTAGAGCCCTACGGATGTCTTTGTGATATAAAGGAATCCTCTTGACAAAGTAAAGTGCACCTCTCCATTACTAGAAAAaccgagaaagagaaagagagagagggagagaagcaaCATTGAGAGAGATCCAAAAGGCTGCTATGTTGATGGTTTGAGCATGTTCTTCTATATGTCAAGCAAGCAATCATCAACAAGGTTTACACAGGCTGAGGTAACCCGtatctgaaatccctatttttgtattctagagtgtttattattgagaaactctagatcaatggtgtattgagttgggattttattttattgatttaaaattgtgaacctagcaagttgggcttgtctagggtgtggggttgttgcccttgtctgagtttcatctcagattgaagcagaAATAAGTTCCTGGACCGTTGTAGCGGTTAAAAAAttgagtattggggaaatacgaaaccctatatgggtattcctctATGGAGTAGGCACTCTGGCTaaaccacgtatatctggtgttattgtctcgcatttatttttctatatatatttgaagtgcgtgttgtgcagagtggtgggacacTGTCTGGTAGACTCAAtcacattgtggtgtgaggtggacgtgTCGTTGTTTGCATGATTGGTAATTACAGGATTGCCTCGGCCaatctagaacttgaaaattggaagtTCTTGTTGGGTTGCAATTAAGGAAATTTTTAgaaccactgattcacccccctctcagtgccAACTTGGaaacatcaagtggtatcagagcgaggtTCCCTAAGAAGGAAGCTTAACAGTTTTAGGTCTGAATACTGAGAAGATATAGATGGCATCCAATGACGGTAATCGTATGCATGGAAAGATTCCTTTCTTTGATGGGTCGAATTATAACTTTTGAAAAATCAAGATGGAGGCTTACCTAAAGTCTCAGGGTTATGGAGTTTGGTTAGTAGTGAAGAACGGATACAATCCCCCCACTATAGATATCACAGATAAAATAGAGATGAAGAAGTGTGAAGACGATGCTAAAGCAGTGAATGCACTTCTAGGCTCCCTAGTGAGCAATGAGTTTGTAAAAGTGGTCGGCTGCACAACATCAAAGGACATATGGGACAAGTTAAAGAGTATTCATGATGGAgatgataaaatcaaagaggCGAAGCTGCAACACCATAGGAATTTATTCGAAAGTCTGAAAATGTCTGAGGGAGAGACCATTGATCAGTTTATGAGCAAGGTAAATGAAATAATCAATTCTATTAGAGGGTTAGGAGAAGAGGTAAAGGATGCAGTGGtggtgaagaaaatattgagatCTTTACCTTACTTGTACAACCCAAAAGTGTCTACCATTGAAGAATCTAAAGACTTGAACACAATGAAATTAGATGAACTACATGGAACTCTGATTGCTTATGAGATGAGGATggtcaagcccaagcccatagAAAAGGAAGCTGCCTTCAAAgctttgaagaaattgaaaagcAATGAAGATAGTGAACAAAAAGATTCCGATGATGAGTTAATAGCTTACTTGGCTAGGAAACTCAAGAAAGGTACAGGTAAATACGAAGGAAAACTTCCTTTGAAGTGTTTCAATTGTGATGGTATAGGACACTTCACTTCCAagtgtccaaagaatgataaatTGAGTGATTctgatgatgaagatgctcaAGAAAGCAagttcaagaaaggaaagaagaagtttattcccaaaagaagaaacttcaagaagaaaagcTTAATATCAAAGAAGTGCAAGTCTTCTTCAGAGGAGTCATCAGAGGACTATAATGAGTCAGATGATGAGTCATCTGAGACACTATTTATGGCACTTAGTGATAGAGTGCAACGCCAGACTACTGAAGAgtctgaggaagaggaagaacaagaagctcAGTATGACTTAATAGCAAATTTGCATTCTGCTTTAACTGATctcaaggaagagaggaagaaaatgaaagatctaGAGATTTAGCTTGTTGAAAAGGAGAACCAGATTAGTCAGTTAAATATTACAGTTGAAGATATGGCTAAGATCAATGATGAATTTGAGTGTCAATCTATCATCCAAGGCAGAAGAGTGCACTACACTTGAAGAGAAATTGGAGATATTAAAGACTGAATTGGAAGAGATACAGAAGATGAATTTACAAGAAGAAACTACACCATCTCCTTCAATTACTATATTAAAATCCAAGGATAAAGAAATTATGATTCAATCAGTTGAAGCAGATACTCCATCATCAagcaaaggaaatgaaaatgtgttagataagattttgagttttcaaagaCCTCTACATATGAAGACTGGCCTTGGATATGTGGCACAAGGATCTTCTGAAGTAGTGGAGACTAAAGGCAAAGGAAGTACCAAAATTCCAATGAGGATTGTCAAGGAGAAATAGAGGGGCTCACAAATGTTTTACAATGATGGATTTATTTCAATTAACTATCAGAGACACAGAGGTTCTTGGCAGAGACAGAGCTTTAAAGGTTACTATTTTGGGTATAACTATTATGGACACAGGGTGGCAGATTGCAAAAGACAGACCAAGCCTACAGCATTGACTAGCAAGAACAGGTTTGCTCCATTGTCGGAGGAAAGTGTAGAATGTTATAGGTGTCACAAGATGGGACACATTGCCAAAAATTACAAGACCATACTTCCCTACCAGAGGCAGgagaaaaaaaggcaaaatgACAATTCTTCATGGAAACAAGGTCAAAGACAAAGAGAACTTATTACTATGGCAAATAAGGCAGTAtgggttgagaagaaaaagaaaacaggaAGCAAGTCATTAATTGTTCAAACAACCTTCAAAGCTCATAGCAAGCCGTCATCGTGGATTcttgacagtggatgctccactcACATGACAGGTGATAAAGGAAAGTTTCTGAGTTTGGATTCAACTGAGAGTGGATCTGTCAAGTATGGAAATAATGATGGTGCAAAGATAGAAGGCAGAGGCATAGTTAAGTTGGACAGAGGAAAGATCAAGTCAAACAATGTCCTATATGTTAGCGGTATGATGCACAACTTGCTCAGTATGAGTCAAATTCGTGACAATGGTAATGAGATTTTGTTCACCAAGGAAGGCTGTGAaatcaagaaaatcaaaaatgGAAAGATTGCGGCACAAGGGACAAGAACTACAGGAAACTTATACACTCTGTTAGAAGCAAACGAAGATAGATGCATGATGGGACAGGAAGATGAATGTTGGTTATGGCATAGAAGGATTTGGCATATCAGCTTCAAGAACTTAGCTAAATTGAGCAAAAAGAAGGCAGTCAGAGATCTTCCAAAGATTAAGTCTCCAACAAATCATATTTGTGCACCATGTTTAAAAGGAAAACAGACTAGGGCCACATACAAGTCAAAGGAGCATTATTTAAGTAAACTATTGGACTTGATTCATACAGATCTTTGTGGACCCATGAGAACAGAGACAATTGGTGGAGAGAGGTACTTTATCCTATTCATAGATGAGTACTCTAGGATGACTTGTGTTATGTTCCTTAAAGACAAGACTGAAGCCTTAGATTGtttcaagatcttcaagaagaaggtaGAGAATGAAACTGGTAGGGCAATTAAGTGCCTGAGATCTGATCAGGGGAAGGAGTTTACTTGGAATTTGTTTTCTAACTTCTATAATAAGCATAGGATTAAGATTCAACATTCTGCAGCCCGTaccccccaacaaaatgggattGTGGAAAGAAAGAACAGGACCGTTCAAGAGATGGCAAGGATAATTTTGATTGAAAATAATGTTGCTAGGAGGTTTTGGAGAGAAGCAATATATTCTGTAGTGCACATGCAGAACAGGTGTTTCTTTAGACCAAATGAATCCAAGACACCATACGAGCTATGGTATGGAAGGAGAGCTACTGTTAAATATCTTAGGGTATTTGGTTTTAGATGCTTCATCAAAAAGAAGGAGGACGGCCTCGAAAAATTTGATGACAGAGTAGATGAAGGGATTTTCTTAGAGTATTCTTCAAagagtaaggcctatagatgctacaatAAAAGATTGGGCAAAGTGGTAGAGAGTTCAGATGTAAGAATTGATGAACATGTACCCCATTCTAAACAGATAGAACCAGTAAAGCAGACTCCTGAGGACTTTTATGATGATGCAACTATAGATGATGAAGTTGTGGAAGTTCAGAATCATATTGATGATGAGGATATAGATGCTCATGAGATGACACGGTgatagagagagatggaggacCCAGTTTTGAAAAGTGGCAAAAAGTGCATCCCCCACATCAGGTCATTGAAGATCCTAAAGCAGGAATGcaaacaagaaagatgaaatctACTACATATTCATTACTGTATCAAATTGAACCCAAGTCTGTTGGGGAAGCAACTAAAGATGAGAACTGGGTGAAGGCAATGAATGAAGAGTTAGAtcaaatagagaagaacaacaCTTGGGAGCTAGTTCCTAGACCAGCCAATAAAAACATTTTTGGAACCAAGTGGGTTTTTAGAAATAAGTTGAATGAAGATGGTCAGGTGGTTAGAAACAAAGCCAGACTAGTGTGCAAAGGCTACGCTCAGGTAGAGGGGATAGACTTTGATGAGACATTTGCGCCGGTAGAAAGATTGGAATATATACGGATGTTCTTAGCATTTACGGTTTATAAAGGCTTCAAGgtttatcagatggatgtcaagtcTGCGTTCTTAAACGGTAATCTTGAAGAA
Protein-coding regions in this window:
- the LOC122057990 gene encoding uncharacterized protein LOC122057990 — protein: MEAYLKSQGYGVWLVVKNGYNPPTIDITDKIEMKKCEDDAKAVNALLGSLVSNEFVKVVGCTTSKDIWDKLKSIHDGDDKIKEAKLQHHRNLFESLKMSEGETIDQFMSKVNEIINSIRGLGEEVKDAVVVKKILRSLPYLYNPKVSTIEESKDLNTMKLDELHGTLIAYEMRMVKPKPIEKEAAFKALKKLKSNEDSEQKDSDDELIAYLARKLKKGTGKYEGKLPLKCFNCDGIGHFTSKCPKNDKLSDSDDEDAQEKESSEDYNESDDESSETLFMALSDRVQRQTTEESEEEEEQEAQYDLIANLHSALTDLKEERKKMKDLEI